A region of the Acinetobacter defluvii genome:
CAGGATCATAACCAAATCCTCCCCAAGGGTGACAGCGGCAAATGCGTTTAGTTGCAAGCCAACTCCCTTTAAAGGCACCATGAAGATGGATCGCTTCTAACGAGTATTGAGAACAAGTTGGAATATAACGACAACGAGGTCCAATGAGAGGACTAATCGCAATTTGATAGAAACGTATCAACCAATGCAATATACGAACCATTGGCTTTCTCTAATTCTGAGGAGAAGAAATTGCTATTTTATGGTGCTTTTTAACAAGACGTTGCAATTTCTG
Encoded here:
- the yidD gene encoding membrane protein insertion efficiency factor YidD translates to MVRILHWLIRFYQIAISPLIGPRCRYIPTCSQYSLEAIHLHGAFKGSWLATKRICRCHPWGGFGYDPVPKKAIRFISFQQIDSQTFHVAVPLRERFTNQHHSNHLG